Proteins encoded within one genomic window of Siniperca chuatsi isolate FFG_IHB_CAS linkage group LG4, ASM2008510v1, whole genome shotgun sequence:
- the LOC122875574 gene encoding troponin I, fast skeletal muscle-like: MADEKRLSARRKHTLKSCMLVVANNLLEAEATVKVGEREKFLAEKCPPLELPYSKDELMELCKKLHAQIDISEEERYCMEFKLNMVLNEVRDLNIKIVDLRGKFKRPRLKKVRMSADAMLKALLGSKHTVNMDLRANLKQVKKEVKEEDKQLRDVGDWRKNIEDKSDRKKMFDS; the protein is encoded by the exons ATGGCCGATGA GAAAAGACTGTCTGCGAGGCGTAAGCATACTCTGAAA AGTTGTATGCTGGTGGTGGCCAATAATTTGTTGGAGGCTGAAGCAACAGTGAAGGTTGGGGAGAGGGAGAAGTTCCTGGCAGAGAAATGTCCTCCTCTGGAGCTGCCGTACTCCAAGGACGAGCTCATG GAACTTTGCAAGAAACTCCATGCGCAGATTGACATCAGTGAAGAGGAGAGATACTGTATGGAGTTCAAACTGAACATGGTTCTGAATGAG GTCAGAGACCTCAACATAAAGATTGTGGATCTGAGGGGAAAGTTCAAGAGACCCAGGCTGAAGAAAGTGCGTATGTCCGCTGACGCCATGCTGAAAGCTCTGCTGGGCTCCAAGCACACGGTCAACATGGACCTGAGGGCCAACCTGAAGCAGGTCAAGAAGGAGGTGAAAGAGGAG GACAAGCAGCTGCGCGATGTTGGAGATTGGCGTAAGAACATTGAAGACAAGTCTGATAGGAAGAAGATGTTTGATAGTTAA